The following proteins are encoded in a genomic region of Struthio camelus isolate bStrCam1 chromosome 3, bStrCam1.hap1, whole genome shotgun sequence:
- the TDRP gene encoding testis development-related protein isoform X3 yields MYFQSVAIFCRLKVPLCPQLHSLREVQGASFRGWKEVTSMFNKDDEQQLLAGCKSPKSKGTNLKLKDEMKSEKKPGFWDSLVIKQNVQSRKADEIEGWEPPQITAADSTSDAANTLSDYTAWSGWEDETKGSTKYTNLASSGNSSRWSIKSAGKLVSIRRQSKGNLTDNWEELE; encoded by the exons ATGTACTTTCAAAGTGTTGCCATCTTCTGCAGACTTAAAGTGCCTCTGTgtccccagctgcacagcctgagaGAG GTTCAAGGTGCAAGTTTCCGGGGTTGGAAGGAAGTGACGTCTATGTTCAATAAAGACGATGAACAGCAGTTGCTAGCAGGATGCAAGTCTCCAAAATCCAAAGG AACGAACCTAAAATTAAAGGACGAGATGAAGTCAGAAAAGAAGCCAGGTTTTTGGGACAGTTTGGTGATAAAACAGAATGTCCAATCTAGGAAAGCAGATGAGATTGAGGGATGGGAACCACCACAGATTACTGCTGCTGACTCTACCAGTGATGCAGCAAATACTTTAAGTGACTATACAGCCTGGTCAGGCTGGGAAGATGAAACCAAAGGCTCCACAAAATATACAAACCTGGCCAGCTCAGGAAACAGTTCCAGGTGGAGTATCAAATCAGCTGGAAAGCTGGTTAGTATTAGACGGCAGAGCAAAGGTAACCTTACTGACAACTGGGAAGAACTAGAATGA